Proteins from a genomic interval of Stenotrophomonas maltophilia:
- a CDS encoding zinc-binding dehydrogenase, whose protein sequence is MRAAQYPSFGDPADVLAIADAPLPEPGPGEVRIRTVLASIHNHDLLTVRGLYGYKPTLPAIGGSEALGVVDALGDGVDGLQIGQRVAAASVHGTWAEAFIAPARMVIPMPEAIPDEMAAQLIAMPLSALMLLEFLHVEPGQWIVQNTANGAVGKSLAMLARARGVHVANLVRNADAVAQLQALGINHVFDTSLDGWKDRVREATGEAQAAAAVDSIGGDASGDLVDLLGHHGTLVSFGVMSGEPMRIPAGGLIYKEATVKGFWGSKVSQAMAVDDKRRLVGELLKRAASGELTLPVEQIFALDDIAQAAKAGAGSGRNGKVLLRP, encoded by the coding sequence ATGCGCGCTGCCCAGTACCCCTCCTTCGGCGACCCGGCCGACGTCCTTGCCATTGCCGATGCGCCGCTGCCCGAGCCCGGCCCCGGCGAGGTGCGCATCCGCACCGTGCTGGCCTCGATCCACAACCACGACCTGCTGACCGTGCGTGGCCTCTACGGCTACAAGCCGACGCTGCCGGCGATCGGTGGCAGTGAAGCACTGGGCGTGGTCGATGCACTCGGCGACGGTGTCGACGGCCTGCAGATCGGCCAGCGGGTTGCCGCCGCCTCGGTGCACGGCACCTGGGCCGAAGCGTTCATCGCACCGGCACGCATGGTGATTCCGATGCCGGAGGCGATCCCCGACGAAATGGCCGCACAGCTGATCGCCATGCCGCTGAGCGCGCTGATGCTGCTGGAGTTCCTGCACGTCGAGCCGGGCCAGTGGATCGTGCAGAACACCGCCAACGGCGCGGTGGGCAAGTCGCTGGCGATGCTGGCGCGGGCACGTGGCGTGCATGTGGCCAACCTGGTGCGCAATGCCGATGCAGTCGCGCAGTTGCAGGCGCTGGGCATCAATCATGTATTCGACACCTCGCTGGACGGCTGGAAGGATCGCGTGCGTGAGGCGACCGGCGAAGCACAGGCCGCGGCCGCGGTGGACTCCATCGGCGGCGACGCCAGCGGTGACCTGGTCGACCTGCTCGGCCACCACGGCACCCTGGTGTCGTTCGGTGTGATGAGCGGCGAACCCATGCGCATTCCCGCCGGCGGCCTGATCTACAAGGAAGCCACCGTGAAGGGTTTCTGGGGCAGCAAGGTCAGCCAGGCGATGGCGGTGGACGACAAGCGCCGGCTGGTTGGCGAACTGCTGAAGCGTGCGGCGAGCGGCGAACTGACCCTGCCGGTGGAGCAGATCTTCGCACTGGACGACATCGCCCAGGCGGCGAAGGCCGGTGCGGGTTCGGGCCGCAATGGCAAGGTGCTGCTGCGGCCCTGA
- a CDS encoding TonB-dependent receptor, producing MRLRAVLTAPPPFGVVASMYRTTLNLLAGAIALGLTAGAAGAAESADTGKDSTTLGAVLVTGSNIKRSDTAGPNPVQIVSREQIEQTGRSTLTDVLRNLSANAGNSFDEQYTGSFAAGSASIGLRGLSPKNTLVLVNGYRVSNFGFALNTQDTFVDLNALPISAVERIEVLKDGASAVYGSDAIAGVINIILRKNFQGVEVGGGFGTATQGGLDERKASLLAGFGDLEQQGWNVLFGLDLLKRDRLDGDDRAYTRSGDFRDKPGGRLAGWSTAGGNWLSNPRAPQPFANCPDGSQLRPYSDFGSTLPGQACAFNAQPFKTLQPGAERLQASLSATYRFNDSVEAFADVLYSHNKADQIFSAPLTVGPGLRAYNPATGTLIDVPAVLPVGHPNNPGSTPLPFEYTFFDIGPRLKDNTQVFYRALAGVRGSGERWDWEVAALTSQSAQREYVDNFVNRYAFEQILRDGSYNFLNPSATPGALDALRLQTKRPGWYKLHALNVKASTSLWEMPAGAVGFAWGAEFRKESLDARTSAQVLSGTELRPAINVVNGERQVSAAYAELSVPLHRTLELQVAGRGDHYDDFGNAFSPKVALRWQPLDSLLLRGSFSRGFRAPSLPEIAPGQTVSYGSVIDPLDPLQPGGSRGVTNIRTGNPDLKAERSRNFNVGAVWSPDGDTSIGLDWYRIEQDNLVKPDSAQYIVDHPELFPGRVQRENGRIQFITNQYANQGELITSGLDLDANHTFRTEGWGNFTVAGSWTHLLSFKQPLVAGQAPYEGAGNNRHGALPRTRGTTSLNWAVGDWSSTLSLQYVSGYDQRAATATSNPGLRDRIKPYHQLDLYVAYEGIPNTTLSLSVLNLTDKDPPFDPAGGSNGFDISQYNLRGQFVSLGARYRF from the coding sequence ATGCGCCTGCGTGCGGTACTGACGGCTCCTCCCCCGTTCGGCGTTGTCGCTTCCATGTACCGCACCACCCTGAACCTGCTTGCCGGCGCGATCGCGCTGGGCCTCACCGCCGGCGCTGCCGGCGCCGCTGAATCCGCCGACACCGGCAAGGACAGCACCACCCTCGGCGCCGTGCTGGTGACCGGCTCCAACATCAAGCGCAGCGATACCGCCGGGCCGAACCCGGTGCAGATCGTCAGCCGCGAACAGATCGAGCAGACCGGCCGCTCCACCCTTACCGACGTGCTGCGCAACCTGTCGGCCAATGCCGGCAACAGTTTCGACGAGCAGTACACCGGCAGCTTCGCCGCTGGCTCTGCCTCGATCGGCCTGCGTGGCCTGTCGCCGAAGAACACGCTGGTGCTGGTCAACGGCTACCGCGTGTCCAACTTCGGCTTCGCACTCAATACCCAGGACACCTTCGTCGACCTCAACGCGTTGCCGATCAGCGCGGTGGAACGCATCGAGGTGCTGAAGGACGGTGCTTCGGCGGTGTACGGTTCCGATGCCATCGCCGGCGTCATCAACATCATCCTGCGCAAAAACTTCCAGGGCGTGGAAGTCGGCGGCGGCTTCGGCACCGCCACCCAGGGCGGCCTCGACGAACGCAAGGCCAGCCTGCTGGCTGGCTTCGGTGACCTCGAACAGCAGGGCTGGAACGTGCTGTTCGGGCTGGACCTGCTCAAGCGGGACCGCCTCGATGGCGACGATCGTGCCTATACCCGCAGCGGTGACTTCCGCGACAAGCCCGGTGGCCGCCTGGCCGGCTGGTCCACCGCCGGTGGCAACTGGCTGTCCAACCCACGCGCGCCGCAGCCGTTCGCCAACTGCCCCGACGGCAGCCAGCTGCGCCCATACAGCGACTTCGGCAGCACCCTGCCTGGCCAGGCCTGCGCCTTCAACGCGCAGCCGTTCAAGACCCTGCAGCCCGGCGCCGAGCGCCTGCAGGCGTCGTTGAGCGCGACCTACCGCTTCAATGACAGCGTCGAAGCGTTCGCCGACGTGCTGTACAGCCACAACAAGGCCGACCAGATCTTCAGCGCGCCGCTGACCGTTGGCCCCGGCCTGCGTGCCTATAACCCTGCGACCGGCACGCTGATCGACGTGCCGGCGGTGCTGCCGGTCGGCCACCCGAACAACCCGGGCAGCACGCCGCTGCCATTCGAGTACACCTTCTTCGATATCGGCCCGCGCCTGAAGGACAACACCCAGGTGTTCTACCGTGCCCTGGCCGGCGTGCGTGGCAGTGGCGAGCGCTGGGACTGGGAAGTGGCGGCGCTGACTTCGCAGAGCGCGCAGCGCGAATACGTCGACAACTTCGTCAACCGCTACGCGTTCGAACAGATCCTGCGCGATGGCAGCTACAACTTCCTCAACCCGTCCGCCACGCCGGGCGCGCTGGATGCACTGCGCCTGCAGACCAAGCGCCCGGGCTGGTACAAGCTGCACGCGTTGAACGTGAAGGCCTCGACCTCGCTGTGGGAGATGCCGGCCGGTGCGGTCGGCTTCGCCTGGGGTGCCGAGTTCCGCAAGGAATCACTGGACGCGCGCACCAGTGCGCAGGTGCTGTCGGGCACCGAGCTGCGCCCGGCCATCAATGTGGTCAACGGCGAGCGCCAGGTCAGCGCCGCCTATGCCGAACTGAGCGTGCCGCTGCACCGCACCCTGGAGCTGCAGGTGGCCGGACGTGGCGATCACTATGACGACTTCGGCAACGCGTTCTCGCCGAAGGTAGCGCTGCGCTGGCAGCCGCTGGACAGCCTGCTGCTGCGCGGCTCGTTCTCGCGTGGCTTCCGTGCACCGTCGCTGCCGGAGATCGCGCCGGGCCAGACCGTCAGCTACGGCTCGGTGATCGATCCGCTGGATCCGTTGCAGCCCGGCGGCAGCCGTGGCGTGACCAACATCCGCACCGGCAACCCGGACCTGAAGGCCGAACGCTCGCGCAACTTCAACGTGGGCGCGGTGTGGTCGCCCGATGGCGATACCAGCATCGGCCTGGACTGGTACCGCATCGAGCAGGACAACCTGGTCAAGCCGGACAGCGCGCAGTACATCGTCGATCACCCGGAGTTGTTCCCGGGCCGCGTGCAGCGCGAGAACGGGCGCATCCAGTTCATCACCAACCAGTACGCCAACCAGGGCGAGCTGATCACCTCAGGGCTGGACCTGGACGCCAACCACACCTTCCGCACCGAGGGCTGGGGCAACTTCACCGTGGCCGGCAGCTGGACCCACCTGCTCAGCTTCAAGCAGCCGCTGGTGGCCGGCCAGGCACCGTACGAGGGAGCCGGCAACAACCGCCACGGCGCACTGCCGCGCACCCGCGGCACCACTTCGTTGAACTGGGCGGTGGGCGACTGGAGCAGCACGCTGAGCCTGCAGTACGTGAGCGGCTATGACCAGCGCGCGGCGACGGCGACCAGCAACCCGGGCCTGCGCGACCGCATCAAGCCGTATCACCAGCTGGACCTGTACGTGGCCTACGAAGGCATTCCCAACACCACGCTGTCGCTGTCAGTGCTGAACCTGACCGACAAGGACCCGCCGTTCGATCCGGCAGGTGGCTCCAATGGCTTCGACATCAGCCAGTACAACCTGCGCGGGCAGTTCGTCTCGCTGGGGGCGCGCTACCGGTTCTGA
- a CDS encoding phosphotransferase has translation MVEPLQIAGRRTWLKQHDGERRWLALAALDLGVRLLGLRCLRPPPRLKAEQACQLERRRLRELAAHGVPVPRVLGHGETALLLEDGGPSLAQRLRRCGPAEAEHLMRIAANELLRVHWAGCCVGQPVARNITVDVAGCVRFLDLEEDPLQVMVLAEAQARDWLLFVSGSVRHAGLPAGALVAVIGQCLRQTGPDVQQLLRGAVRRLWFLPALCRFAGRRARGLGDSVLILRRALA, from the coding sequence ATGGTCGAACCCTTGCAGATCGCAGGTCGACGGACTTGGCTGAAGCAGCATGATGGCGAGCGGCGCTGGTTGGCGTTGGCCGCGCTGGACCTGGGCGTGCGCCTGCTCGGCCTGCGCTGCCTGCGGCCCCCACCACGATTGAAGGCCGAACAGGCCTGCCAGCTGGAGCGCCGGCGGCTGCGCGAGCTGGCTGCACATGGGGTGCCGGTGCCACGCGTGCTGGGCCATGGTGAAACCGCCCTGCTGCTGGAGGATGGTGGTCCGAGTCTGGCGCAGCGCCTGCGCCGTTGCGGGCCCGCCGAAGCCGAGCACCTGATGCGGATTGCTGCCAACGAACTGCTGCGCGTGCACTGGGCTGGCTGCTGTGTCGGCCAGCCTGTGGCGCGCAACATCACGGTGGATGTGGCGGGCTGCGTACGCTTCCTCGACCTGGAAGAAGATCCCCTGCAGGTGATGGTGCTGGCCGAAGCGCAGGCGCGCGACTGGCTGCTGTTCGTCAGTGGGAGTGTCCGCCATGCGGGGCTGCCCGCCGGCGCACTGGTCGCCGTGATCGGCCAGTGCCTGCGGCAGACCGGGCCTGACGTCCAGCAGCTGTTACGTGGTGCGGTGCGCCGCCTGTGGTTCCTGCCGGCGCTGTGCCGCTTCGCTGGCCGCCGCGCAAGGGGTCTGGGCGACAGCGTGCTCATCCTGCGCCGCGCTCTGGCCTGA
- a CDS encoding acyloxyacyl hydrolase — protein MILSVFPVPRAVLLQRCGLSWIATLALLPVLSAAAETSPSIGLQLGHGRGDYQRAGVIWDSGPLWQRELASGRQLQLAMELGFARWQASDPHRQHAWQASAIPMLRWWPNAHLFIEAGVGPTVFDTTRVGGRRISTAFQFGDHLGIGLQVAERHSVSLRYSHYSNASIKKPNPGLDLLQLSWRVEY, from the coding sequence GTGATTCTGTCTGTCTTCCCTGTTCCCCGAGCCGTCCTGCTGCAGCGGTGCGGCCTGTCCTGGATTGCTACGCTGGCCCTGTTGCCGGTCCTGTCGGCGGCGGCAGAAACCAGCCCTTCGATAGGCCTGCAGCTGGGCCATGGTCGTGGCGACTACCAGCGGGCAGGCGTGATCTGGGACAGTGGCCCGCTTTGGCAACGCGAGCTGGCGTCGGGGCGGCAACTGCAGCTGGCGATGGAGCTGGGATTTGCGCGGTGGCAGGCCAGCGATCCGCATCGTCAGCACGCCTGGCAGGCCAGTGCCATCCCGATGCTGCGCTGGTGGCCGAACGCACATCTGTTCATCGAAGCTGGGGTCGGCCCGACCGTGTTCGATACCACCCGTGTTGGCGGTCGTCGCATCAGTACCGCCTTCCAGTTCGGTGATCACCTGGGGATCGGGCTGCAGGTAGCCGAACGCCACAGCGTATCGCTGCGCTACTCGCATTACTCCAATGCAAGCATCAAGAAGCCCAACCCGGGGCTGGATCTGCTGCAGCTCAGCTGGCGCGTGGAGTACTGA
- the betT gene encoding choline BCCT transporter BetT yields MDVLEPQQSPVRTLRPVFAFAAIVVVAFALFVSLFPLGAGRLLLKAQDWAALNVGWYYLLAMTLYLVFVVGVALSKYGGIKLGADHDEPEFSYLSWAGMLFAAGISITLFFFCVSEPLTHYLQPPQGDPAAGEAGARQAMQLLFLHWGLHGWGVFALAAMAMAYFAYRHNLPLALRSALYPLIGKRINGPIGYTVDALGIVATVFGIGADMGFGVLHLNAGLAHLFNIPHSNLVQIILVVSMMGAAVAVAVSGVEKGVRWMANINMLLAITLVLFMLFAGPTQYLFSTLMQNLGDYLGSVVGKSFDVYAYGGRPEWLGGWTVFYWAWWIGWAPFVGLFIARISRGRTIREFVFGVLLIPLGFTLAWLSIFGNSALDQVLHHGQQQLAQLAVDDPPTVLYALLDGYPWSRAVITVTVLVSFIFFVTSADSGAVVLSTLSSHGGAPEDDGPRWLRVFWGTVIAVLTAGLLLAGSIDALKSAVVLASLPFSAILLLMMWGLTRAFSDESHRKRALQYRPSPLIGDDRHHQGWRQRLSQAMHFPVRDQVYRFMDDTVKPAMEAVAEQLRGQGWDVSTRFEAGDMELTVNHGEQQDFLYRVILSGYLTPSFAAQQLRNQRYYRAEVHLFEGSQDYDLVGYSRKQIINDIISQYERHLQFLHLSR; encoded by the coding sequence ATGGATGTACTGGAGCCGCAACAATCCCCGGTGCGCACCCTTCGGCCTGTGTTCGCTTTCGCGGCGATCGTTGTCGTGGCGTTCGCGCTGTTCGTCAGCCTGTTCCCGCTCGGTGCGGGCCGCCTTCTGCTGAAGGCACAGGACTGGGCTGCACTGAATGTCGGCTGGTACTACCTGCTGGCGATGACCCTGTACCTGGTGTTCGTGGTCGGCGTGGCGCTGTCCAAATACGGTGGCATCAAGCTCGGCGCCGACCATGACGAACCGGAGTTCAGCTACCTCTCCTGGGCAGGCATGCTGTTCGCCGCCGGCATCAGCATCACCCTGTTCTTCTTCTGTGTTTCCGAACCGCTGACCCACTACCTGCAGCCGCCGCAGGGCGATCCGGCCGCGGGCGAGGCCGGCGCGCGCCAGGCCATGCAGCTGCTGTTCCTGCATTGGGGCCTGCATGGCTGGGGCGTGTTCGCGCTGGCGGCGATGGCGATGGCCTACTTCGCCTACCGCCACAACCTGCCGCTGGCGCTGCGCTCGGCGCTGTACCCGCTGATCGGCAAGCGCATCAACGGCCCGATCGGCTACACCGTGGACGCGCTTGGCATCGTCGCCACCGTGTTCGGCATCGGCGCCGACATGGGTTTCGGCGTGCTGCACCTCAACGCCGGGCTGGCGCACCTGTTCAACATCCCGCACTCCAACCTGGTGCAGATCATCCTGGTGGTCAGCATGATGGGCGCGGCGGTGGCCGTGGCCGTCTCCGGCGTGGAGAAGGGCGTACGCTGGATGGCCAACATCAACATGCTGCTGGCGATCACGCTGGTGCTGTTCATGCTGTTCGCCGGGCCGACGCAGTACCTGTTCAGCACGCTGATGCAGAACCTGGGCGACTACCTGGGCAGCGTGGTCGGCAAGAGTTTCGATGTGTATGCCTACGGCGGCCGCCCCGAATGGCTGGGTGGCTGGACGGTGTTCTACTGGGCCTGGTGGATCGGCTGGGCGCCCTTTGTCGGGCTGTTCATCGCGCGCATCTCTCGAGGCCGCACCATCCGCGAATTCGTGTTCGGCGTGCTGCTGATCCCGCTCGGCTTCACCCTGGCCTGGCTGTCGATCTTCGGCAACAGCGCGCTGGACCAGGTGCTGCACCACGGCCAGCAACAGTTGGCGCAGCTGGCGGTGGATGATCCACCGACCGTGCTGTATGCGCTGCTGGACGGCTACCCGTGGAGCCGCGCGGTGATTACAGTGACAGTGCTGGTCAGCTTCATCTTCTTCGTGACCTCGGCCGACTCGGGCGCGGTGGTGTTGTCCACGTTGTCGTCGCATGGCGGCGCACCCGAGGACGACGGCCCGCGCTGGTTGCGCGTGTTCTGGGGCACCGTGATTGCCGTGCTGACCGCGGGCCTGTTGCTGGCCGGCAGCATCGACGCATTGAAATCTGCGGTGGTGCTGGCATCGCTGCCGTTCTCGGCGATCCTGTTGTTGATGATGTGGGGGCTGACCCGCGCCTTCAGTGACGAGTCGCACCGCAAGCGTGCGCTGCAGTATCGGCCATCGCCGCTGATCGGCGACGATCGCCACCATCAGGGCTGGCGCCAGCGCCTGAGCCAGGCCATGCACTTCCCGGTGCGCGACCAGGTCTACCGCTTCATGGATGACACGGTGAAGCCGGCGATGGAGGCGGTGGCCGAGCAGCTGCGCGGGCAGGGCTGGGATGTATCCACCCGCTTCGAGGCCGGCGACATGGAGCTGACGGTCAACCACGGCGAACAGCAGGACTTCCTGTACCGGGTGATCCTCAGCGGCTACCTGACCCCTTCGTTCGCCGCGCAGCAGCTGCGCAACCAGCGTTACTACCGCGCCGAGGTGCACCTGTTCGAAGGCAGCCAGGATTACGACCTGGTAGGGTACAGCCGCAAGCAGATCATCAACGACATCATCAGCCAGTACGAACGGCACCTGCAGTTCCTGCACCTGAGCCGGTGA